The Deinococcus koreensis genome window below encodes:
- a CDS encoding DUF418 domain-containing protein encodes MTAPTPLPDAGLLEAAPLNAVPQDVRPSAEALEAVPAERGPVKERSPLPDVLRGMALLGILVVNMQDFAGFREWQQLGADRVVQVLTDVFANGRFISIFAMLFGWGAAGLLARQGVGTFLLRHGVLLAVGAAHYVLVWHGDIISNYALLGVLLLFTARLGARSLVTLAGALGVWWLGLGLLAAAGSVGDGPESRFTGLPTLLPGESYAQLLGERASDFSSTLLGGSVYNGPWLLALFCLGAAAGRTGLLLRPHEHRPLLRRLAVGGLSLGLPLGVLLAWLNTRSDLTAGLLAIPVRMSGGLASALGYVGVVGLLTVRGRLGPLRAFAASGRVALSNYLAQSLVMTTVFYPYAGAQWGRWGAAACLALALGVGLLQLPISAWWLRRFGTGPLEWLLRALVYGLPRRAPRD; translated from the coding sequence ATGACCGCGCCCACCCCGCTGCCGGACGCTGGACTCCTGGAGGCTGCACCTTTGAATGCTGTGCCCCAGGACGTCCGGCCTTCCGCCGAGGCCCTGGAGGCCGTTCCGGCCGAGCGCGGCCCGGTGAAGGAGCGCTCGCCGCTGCCGGACGTGCTGCGCGGGATGGCGCTGCTGGGCATCCTGGTCGTGAACATGCAGGACTTCGCGGGCTTCCGCGAGTGGCAGCAGCTCGGCGCCGACCGCGTGGTGCAGGTGCTCACCGACGTGTTCGCCAACGGGCGCTTCATCTCCATCTTCGCCATGCTGTTCGGCTGGGGCGCGGCGGGGCTGCTCGCGCGGCAGGGGGTGGGCACCTTTCTGCTCAGGCACGGGGTACTGCTGGCGGTGGGCGCGGCGCATTACGTGCTGGTGTGGCACGGCGACATCATCAGCAACTACGCGCTGCTGGGCGTGCTGCTGCTCTTCACGGCCCGCCTGGGCGCCCGCTCGCTGGTGACCCTGGCGGGCGCGCTGGGGGTGTGGTGGCTGGGCCTGGGGCTGCTGGCCGCCGCCGGAAGCGTGGGCGACGGCCCAGAGAGCCGCTTTACCGGGCTGCCGACCCTGCTGCCCGGCGAGAGCTATGCCCAGCTCCTGGGCGAGCGGGCCTCGGACTTCTCCTCGACCCTGTTGGGCGGCAGCGTGTACAACGGCCCCTGGCTGCTCGCGCTGTTCTGCCTGGGCGCGGCGGCGGGGCGCACGGGGCTGCTGCTGCGCCCGCACGAGCACCGGCCCCTGCTGCGGCGGCTGGCGGTGGGCGGCCTGAGCCTGGGCCTGCCGCTGGGCGTGCTGCTGGCCTGGCTCAACACCCGCTCCGACCTGACGGCCGGGCTGCTGGCGATCCCGGTGCGTATGAGCGGCGGGCTGGCCTCGGCGCTGGGCTACGTGGGCGTAGTCGGCCTGCTCACCGTGCGGGGCCGCCTGGGGCCGCTGCGGGCCTTCGCGGCCAGCGGGCGGGTGGCGCTGAGCAACTACCTGGCCCAGAGCCTGGTCATGACCACCGTGTTCTACCCCTACGCCGGGGCGCAGTGGGGCCGCTGGGGCGCCGCCGCCTGTCTGGCGCTGGCGCTGGGCGTGGGCCTGCTGCAGCTGCCGATCAGCGCGTGGTGGCTGCGCCGCTTCGGCACGGGGCCGCTGGAATGGCTGCTGCGGGCGCTGGTGTACGGCCTGCCCAGGAGGGCTCCCCGTGACTGA
- a CDS encoding winged helix-turn-helix domain-containing protein, with amino-acid sequence MDTLPLHPYRTVTELEASYRSAHRPVERSRWHILWLKAKGYPPRQIADATGYNRNTISTLVRRYNQHGPEAVRDKRQDNHSDPALTPDQQRQLSEALMETPPRGGVWTSGTAQAYIYEHFAVAITEVCAWGYLKRLGFSVQLPRPRHHLAADPDVQAAFKKK; translated from the coding sequence ATGGACACGCTGCCACTGCACCCGTACCGAACCGTCACGGAACTTGAAGCGTCGTATCGATCGGCCCACCGTCCGGTCGAACGCTCCCGCTGGCACATCCTGTGGCTTAAAGCCAAAGGGTATCCCCCGCGCCAGATCGCTGATGCCACGGGGTACAACCGCAACACCATCAGCACCCTGGTGCGCCGATACAACCAGCACGGCCCTGAGGCGGTGCGCGACAAACGTCAGGACAACCACTCCGACCCCGCCCTGACCCCCGATCAGCAGCGGCAGCTCTCGGAGGCGCTGATGGAGACCCCGCCCAGGGGCGGGGTGTGGACGAGCGGCACCGCCCAGGCGTACATCTACGAGCACTTTGCGGTGGCGATCACCGAGGTGTGTGCGTGGGGGTATCTCAAACGCCTGGGGTTCAGTGTGCAGCTGCCACGTCCCCGTCACCATCTGGCGGCCGATCCAGACGTGCAGGCGGCGTTCAAAAAAAAGTAG
- a CDS encoding MFS transporter, whose product MATAARPAPLSPPERWTLAATVLGSSLAFLDGTVVNVALSAVQRDLNATAGGVQWVVNAYALMLAALTLAGGALGDAYGRRRVYAWGVGLFALASLACGLAPNLGTLIVARAVQGVGAALLVPGSLAMIGAVFDESRRGRGVGLWSAASSVMTLLGPVLGGVLVDLGSWRWVFFINLPLAVGVLALLPRVPETSAPGARPDWPGAVSITAGLGGLAYAFTRAGEGGWDAVALGSLAVAALGFLAFAWQESRSDKPMLPLGLFRNRVFVGTNLLTLLLYGALGAVGLYLPLALIGSRGFSATEAGAALLPLSLLLAGLSGLFGSLSDRHGPRLFLTLGPALAGVGFALLGLGQGSYLTAILPGALVLGLGMALTVAPLSSTVMGSVPREQSGVASGVNNAVARAASLLAVATLGLLLVGSYRGALDTRLRAAGASAELRRVAVSQATRLTDLKLPPGAPAQAREAVNAAFGDAFRTVALACGALGVLGGVAGGLMLGGVRTGMRDEE is encoded by the coding sequence ATGGCCACCGCCGCCCGACCCGCCCCCCTGAGCCCCCCTGAACGCTGGACGCTGGCGGCGACCGTGCTGGGCTCCAGCTTGGCCTTCCTGGACGGCACGGTGGTCAACGTGGCCCTGAGCGCCGTGCAGCGCGACCTGAACGCCACGGCGGGCGGGGTGCAGTGGGTGGTGAACGCCTACGCGCTGATGCTGGCGGCGCTGACCCTGGCCGGCGGGGCGCTGGGCGACGCCTACGGGCGGCGACGGGTCTACGCCTGGGGCGTGGGCCTCTTCGCGCTGGCCTCGCTGGCCTGCGGGCTGGCCCCGAACCTGGGCACCCTGATCGTGGCGCGCGCCGTGCAGGGCGTCGGCGCGGCGCTGCTGGTGCCGGGCAGCCTGGCGATGATCGGCGCGGTGTTCGACGAGTCGCGCCGGGGGCGCGGCGTGGGCCTGTGGAGCGCGGCCAGCTCGGTCATGACCCTGCTGGGGCCGGTGCTGGGCGGTGTGCTGGTCGACCTGGGCTCGTGGCGGTGGGTCTTTTTCATCAACCTGCCGCTGGCGGTGGGGGTGCTGGCGCTGCTGCCGCGCGTGCCCGAAACCAGCGCGCCGGGGGCGCGGCCCGACTGGCCGGGCGCCGTGAGCATCACGGCCGGGCTGGGCGGGCTGGCCTACGCCTTCACGCGCGCCGGCGAGGGCGGCTGGGACGCGGTGGCGCTGGGATCGCTGGCGGTGGCCGCCCTGGGCTTCCTGGCCTTCGCGTGGCAGGAGTCGCGCAGCGACAAGCCCATGCTGCCGCTGGGCCTCTTCAGAAACAGGGTCTTCGTGGGCACCAACCTGCTCACCCTGCTGCTGTACGGCGCGCTGGGCGCGGTGGGCCTGTACCTGCCGCTGGCCCTGATCGGCTCGCGGGGCTTCAGCGCCACCGAGGCCGGCGCGGCGCTGCTGCCGCTCTCGCTGCTGCTGGCGGGGCTCTCGGGCCTCTTCGGCAGCCTCTCCGACCGCCACGGCCCGCGGCTGTTCCTGACGCTGGGGCCGGCGCTGGCCGGGGTGGGCTTCGCGCTGCTGGGGCTGGGGCAGGGCTCCTACCTCACGGCCATCCTGCCGGGCGCGCTGGTGCTGGGGCTGGGCATGGCGCTGACCGTGGCGCCGCTGTCGAGCACGGTCATGGGCAGCGTGCCCCGCGAGCAGAGCGGCGTGGCCAGCGGCGTGAACAACGCCGTGGCCCGCGCCGCCAGCCTGCTGGCCGTGGCCACCCTGGGCCTGCTGCTGGTCGGCAGCTACCGGGGCGCGCTGGACACCCGCCTGCGCGCGGCCGGCGCCTCAGCGGAACTGCGCCGGGTGGCGGTCTCCCAGGCCACCCGCCTGACCGACCTGAAGCTGCCCCCGGGCGCCCCCGCCCAGGCCCGGGAGGCCGTGAACGCCGCCTTCGGGGACGCCTTCCGCACGGTGGCGCTGGCCTGCGGGGCGCTGGGCGTGCTGGGCGGCGTGGCGGGCGGGCTGATGCTGGGCGGGGTGCGGACAGGGATGAGGGATGAGGAGTGA
- a CDS encoding transposase yields the protein MGVSQTPGVQCAAATSPSPSGGRSRRAGGVQKKVAQTLRTAQAAYPHQRVRLFVQDEGRAGLKPVLMRVWAKVGQRPIAVQHRGFQWLYVYVFVEPVTGTSDFLILPTVSTAVMQVALAAFNDAVNPTGRDIIVLLLDGAGWHTSPQLTVPPTMLLVTFPPYTPELSPAEPLVGRVKRPLANRTFTTLDDVQDVLSHECQRLMASPSEVQSLTAFPWIRHALNSC from the coding sequence GTGGGGGTATCTCAAACGCCTGGGGTTCAGTGTGCAGCTGCCACGTCCCCGTCACCATCTGGCGGCCGATCCAGACGTGCAGGCGGCGTTCAAAAAAAAGTAGCCCAAACATTGCGCACGGCGCAGGCAGCGTACCCGCACCAGCGGGTACGCCTGTTTGTTCAGGACGAAGGCCGCGCTGGGCTCAAACCTGTGCTCATGCGGGTGTGGGCCAAGGTCGGCCAGCGACCCATCGCGGTGCAGCATCGGGGGTTCCAGTGGCTCTACGTCTATGTCTTCGTGGAACCGGTCACCGGCACGAGTGACTTCTTGATCCTGCCGACAGTGAGCACGGCGGTCATGCAGGTGGCCCTGGCGGCCTTCAACGATGCGGTGAATCCGACTGGGCGGGACATCATCGTGCTGTTGCTGGATGGTGCGGGCTGGCACACCAGCCCGCAGCTGACCGTGCCCCCCACGATGCTGCTGGTCACGTTTCCCCCCTACACCCCGGAGCTGTCCCCAGCAGAACCGCTGGTCGGTCGAGTCAAGCGTCCCCTGGCGAACCGAACCTTCACGACCCTGGATGACGTGCAAGACGTCTTGAGCCACGAGTGCCAGCGCTTGATGGCGTCACCGTCCGAAGTGCAGTCGCTGACCGCTTTCCCCTGGATACGCCATGCCCTGAATTCATGTTAG
- a CDS encoding PadR family transcriptional regulator, whose protein sequence is MDANLLKGHLDLILLAIIEGEPKYGLEIIKEAQLRTDGYFDLKVGSLYPALHRLEQAGWLSGDFQPAPRGGAPVKYYRLTESGGRALRDKREQFSTFSRQVGRLTSGI, encoded by the coding sequence ATGGACGCGAACCTGCTCAAAGGACACCTCGACCTGATCCTGCTCGCCATCATCGAGGGGGAGCCCAAGTACGGCCTGGAGATCATCAAGGAGGCGCAGCTCCGCACCGACGGCTACTTCGACCTGAAGGTGGGCAGCCTGTACCCGGCCCTGCACCGGCTGGAGCAGGCCGGCTGGCTGAGCGGCGACTTCCAGCCCGCCCCGCGCGGCGGCGCCCCGGTCAAGTACTACCGCCTGACCGAGAGCGGCGGCCGCGCCCTGCGCGACAAGCGCGAGCAGTTCAGTACCTTCAGCCGGCAGGTGGGGCGGCTGACCTCCGGCATCTGA